One window from the genome of Magnolia sinica isolate HGM2019 chromosome 4, MsV1, whole genome shotgun sequence encodes:
- the LOC131242911 gene encoding protein ROOT PRIMORDIUM DEFECTIVE 1, translated as MAIRNPTLLKMTSRTVHHLLSRPKTTSAQYVASRARDPTFEKLMREYKNLLKVVSIQDLILASPTLSIPLPYLSRLSQKLHLNRGALSFIRKYPHIFALFYNTSTSQPFCKLTQTAFQISRQESAAADADKPMAVDRLARLLSISPSRSLPLRAIFKVWRELGLPDDFEDSVISQNSSIFSLTDAHEPNTHILKLVENPNPSASFSPAVENWRRRELGNENSRLDETEIRFGFRQEYPPGMKLSKDFRGRVKEWQRLPYMGPYEEMGIEVRRSKAEKKGLEKRAVGIVHEFLSLTVEKMVEVEKISHFRKWFGIDLNIRDLFLDHPAIFYLSTKGKRHTVFLREAYERGRLVDPNPIYDARRKLLELVVLGRRGVFTGGLESRRVGEREPEDELQEEGED; from the coding sequence ATGGCGATTCGAAACCCCACCCTCCTGAAGATGACCTCCAGGACCGTCCATCATCTCCTCTCCCGGCCCAAAACCACCTCCGCCCAATACGTCGCCTCCCGCGCTCGTGACCCCACCTTCGAGAAGCTGATGCGCGAGTACAAAAACCTCCTCAAGGTCGTCTCCATCCAGGATCTCATACTCGCATCCCCTACCCTCTCCATACCCCTCCCTTACCTCTCCCGCCTCTCCCAAAAGCTCCACCTCAACCGCGGCGCCCTGTCCTTTATCCGTAAATACCCCCACATCTTTGCCCTTTTCTACAACACTTCCACTTCCCAGCCCTTCTGCAAGCTCACCCAAACCGCCTTTCAAATCTCCCGCCAAGAATCCGCCGCAGCGGACGCTGATAAGCCCATGGCCGTCGATCGCCTAGCCCGCCTCCTCTCGATCTCGCCATCCAGATCTCTTCCTCTCCGGGCCATCTTCAAGGTCTGGAGGGAACTTGGCCTCCCTGACGACTTCGAAGATTCGGTAATTTCCCAAAATTCTAGCATTTTCTCTCTCACCGACGCTCACGAACCTAACACTCACATCTTGAAGCTGgttgaaaaccctaaccctagcgcTAGTTTCTCACCTGCAGTGGAGAATTGGCGGAGGAGAGAGCTTGGAAACGAGAATTCGAGACTCGATGAGACCGAAATCAGGTTCGGTTTTAGGCAGGAATACCCACCCGggatgaaattgagcaaggattTTAGGGGTAGGGTTAAGGAATGGCAGAGGCTACCGTACATGGGGCCATACGAGGAAATGGGGATAGAGGTGAGGAGATCGAAGGCTGAGAAGAAGGGATTGGAGAAACGGGCTGTCGGGATCGTTCATGAGTTCTTGAGTTTGACAGTGGAGAAGATGGTGGAGGTGGAGAAGATTAGCCATTTTAGAAAGTGGTTTGGAATTGATTTGAACATACGGGATTTGTTTCTGGATCATCCGGCGATTTTCTATCTTTCAACGAAGGGGAAGAGGCACACAGTATTCCTGAGGGAGGCGTATGAGCGGGGGCGTTTGGTCGATCCAAATCCAATATATGATGCAAGGAGGAAGCTTCTTGAGCTTGTTGTTTTGGGACGGCGAGGTGTTTTTACAGGTGGTTTGGAATCAAGGAGAGTTGGGGAGAGAGAGCCAGAGGATGAGTTACAGGAAGAGGGCGAGGATTGA
- the LOC131244100 gene encoding uncharacterized protein LOC131244100 has product MQLIELERQLQLEMESHNRVEKKLKLATRKLQSLKLSAVPSQSSSPEKSESSTSSSTVFSALQKQEEEQKAGSQTADSGEPSSTHPNCVCLWETKVVDIQPKIKPVYLSGG; this is encoded by the coding sequence ATGCAACTCATAGAGCTAGAAAGGCAGCTACAGCTGGAGATGGAATCCCATAACAGAGTGGAAAAGAAGCTGAAACTCGCGACAAGAAAGCTACAATCCCTTAAACTATCAGCTGTTCCAAGCCAATCCAGTTCACCCGAGAAAAGCGAAAGCTCTACTAGTTCATCCACAGTTTTCTCAGCCCTCCAAAAGCAAGAAGAAGAGCAGAAAGCTGGCTCACAAACAGCGGATTCAGGAGAGCCTAGCAGCACACATCCCAATTGTGTATGCTTGTGGGAGACTAAGGTCGTTGATATTCAACCAAAAATCAAGCCGGTCTACTTATCAGGTGGGTGA